One Chromobacterium paludis genomic window carries:
- the ptsG gene encoding PTS glucose transporter subunit IIBC: MFSQSFAFLQKIGKSLMLPVSVLPVAGLLLGIGATDFHTTNTVVLAILSLMKNSGDVIFGNLPLIFAVGVALGFTENDGVAAIAAVIGHLVTTVTLGVMAGLMGIKPDTIMGLPSIQTGVFGGILAGCLAAYMFNRFYRISLPEYLGFFAGKRFVPIVTAISAIGLGAVLSFVWPPIGNGIKAFSQWAAVSDPRTAATVYGFVERMLIPFGLHHIWNVPFFFEMGDFVDATGKHIHGDINRFFAGDHTAGVLSGAFLFKMFGLPAAAIAIWHSAKPENRAKVGGIMISAALTSFLTGITEPIEFSFLFVAPVLYVIHALLAASTQFVANTLDMHMGFTFSQGGIDFLMFNLIGDKSKHAAYVFILGPIYAVIYYSVFRFVIAKFNLKTPGREDDNGETAVAVSEDQRARELVLAFGGRSNIRSLDACITRLRIAVQDTAKVDQAKLKGMGASGVVVVGSGIQAIFGPLSENLKTDMEIYLRSAGSDAELSSAPAASAPAQAAPAAPAAAAKADVAALKQALGGNANVAKVEAIAHTRLRVELKDASRFNEAAARAAGVSAVTQVSPGTLHLIVGDQAAALAAALLA, from the coding sequence ATGTTTAGTCAATCGTTCGCTTTTCTGCAGAAGATAGGCAAGTCGCTGATGCTGCCGGTGTCGGTTCTGCCGGTGGCCGGCCTGCTGCTCGGCATCGGCGCCACCGACTTTCACACCACAAACACGGTCGTCCTGGCGATTCTGTCCTTGATGAAAAACTCCGGCGACGTGATCTTCGGCAATCTGCCGCTGATCTTCGCCGTCGGCGTGGCGCTGGGCTTCACTGAAAACGATGGCGTCGCGGCCATCGCCGCCGTGATCGGCCACCTGGTCACCACCGTCACCCTCGGCGTGATGGCTGGCCTGATGGGCATCAAGCCGGACACCATCATGGGCCTGCCGTCCATCCAGACCGGCGTGTTCGGCGGCATTCTCGCCGGCTGCCTGGCGGCCTATATGTTCAACCGCTTCTACCGGATCAGTCTGCCTGAATACCTGGGCTTCTTTGCCGGCAAGCGCTTCGTGCCCATCGTCACCGCCATCAGCGCCATCGGCCTGGGCGCGGTGCTGTCCTTCGTGTGGCCCCCGATCGGCAACGGCATCAAGGCGTTCTCGCAATGGGCCGCCGTGAGCGATCCGCGCACCGCCGCCACCGTGTACGGCTTCGTGGAACGTATGCTGATCCCGTTCGGCCTGCACCACATCTGGAACGTGCCGTTCTTCTTTGAAATGGGCGATTTCGTCGACGCCACCGGCAAGCACATCCACGGCGACATCAACCGCTTCTTCGCCGGCGACCACACCGCCGGCGTGCTGTCCGGCGCCTTCCTGTTCAAGATGTTCGGCCTGCCGGCCGCCGCCATCGCCATCTGGCACTCGGCCAAGCCGGAAAACCGCGCCAAGGTTGGCGGCATCATGATCTCCGCCGCGCTGACCTCGTTCCTGACCGGCATCACCGAGCCGATCGAGTTCTCCTTCCTGTTCGTGGCGCCGGTGCTGTACGTGATCCATGCTCTGCTGGCCGCCTCCACCCAGTTCGTGGCCAACACGCTGGACATGCACATGGGCTTCACTTTCTCCCAGGGCGGCATCGACTTCCTGATGTTCAACCTGATCGGCGATAAGTCCAAGCATGCCGCCTATGTGTTCATCCTCGGCCCGATCTACGCCGTGATCTACTACAGCGTGTTCCGCTTCGTGATCGCCAAGTTCAACCTGAAGACCCCGGGCCGTGAAGACGACAATGGCGAAACCGCCGTCGCCGTCAGCGAAGACCAACGCGCCCGCGAACTGGTGCTGGCCTTCGGCGGCCGCTCCAACATCCGCAGCCTGGACGCTTGCATCACCCGTCTGCGCATCGCGGTGCAGGATACCGCCAAGGTTGACCAGGCCAAGCTGAAAGGCATGGGCGCGTCCGGCGTCGTCGTGGTCGGCAGCGGCATCCAGGCCATTTTCGGACCGCTGTCCGAAAACCTGAAGACCGATATGGAAATCTACCTGCGCAGCGCCGGCAGCGACGCCGAGCTGTCCTCCGCGCCGGCTGCCAGCGCGCCGGCGCAAGCCGCCCCGGCAGCCCCGGCCGCCGCAGCCAAGGCTGACGTGGCCGCGCTGAAACAGGCCCTGGGCGGCAACGCCAACGTGGCCAAGGTAGAGGCCATCGCCCACACCCGCCTGCGCGTGGAACTGAAGGACGCCAGCCGCTTCAATGAAGCCGCGGCCCGCGCCGCCGGCGTCAGCGCGGTGACCCAAGTGTCCCCGGGCACGCTGCACCTGATCGTAGGCGACCAAGCCGCGGCCCTCGCTGCCGCCCTGCTCGCCTAA
- the ptsP gene encoding phosphoenolpyruvate--protein phosphotransferase → MGTSAPRLDILAPLSGWLVPLDSVPDPVFAGKMVGDGVSLDPTSGSLLAPVSGVISNLHAAHHALTITTAEGVEVMVHIGIDTVMLKGEGFFPLVEQGQQVSVGQPVIDFDLDLVGRKAASLLTQIIVTNGETVARMQPAQGMVNAGRDVVLSLQLANGHDVLQAVAGEPQLSADIAIGNPAGLHARPAAVFASKAKSFSSDIQLILGDKEANAKSVVAIMGLATKLGDQVRIRAQGGDADDAIAQLTQLLNDRCGEKADEAPVAPAAVSVSAQQEDSDTQLAGVGASPGIAIGRIVHHRLQEFDVTEQGKGANVEQQAFARATEEAAAQLDLVKAQLTDPAKQAILSMHQELLQDPDLLAQTYAGLAEGKSAAWSWRAAFSAYSARLEAQDNPLLRERANDIRDVGRRVLALLAGVKQAALVLPAGSILIAEDLAPSDTASLDPSKVMGFCTRTGGATSHVAILARSLGIPAICGISQAALKLPEGLQVILNGNEGTLAIAPSAEDLAAAEQEIARLAERRAAEAKSSMQPAQTSDGVRIDVVANIRNAADAREAVAKGAEGVGLLRSEFLFDNRDTAPTEQEQAAEYCAVAEALGKDRPLVVRTLDVGGDKPLSYLPLPKEDNPFLGLRGIRVSLDRPDLLRTQLRAILQAAPLTRLHIMFPMVASLEELRAARAILAEEQAALGISDVKVGIMVEVPSAAVLAARFAPEVDFFSIGTNDLTQYVLAMDRGHPQLAKQADALHPAVLAMIALTCEGARAHGKWVGVCGGLASDERAAPLLVGMGVQELSASTPAVASVKATLARWSLAECQQLAQDVLALSTATDVRHYLNQHAR, encoded by the coding sequence ATGGGCACCTCCGCACCAAGACTAGACATCCTGGCCCCCCTTTCCGGATGGCTAGTCCCCTTGGACAGCGTTCCGGACCCGGTATTCGCCGGCAAGATGGTGGGCGACGGCGTTTCGCTCGACCCTACCTCCGGCAGCCTGCTGGCGCCGGTCAGCGGCGTGATCAGCAATCTGCACGCCGCCCATCACGCGCTCACCATCACCACTGCGGAAGGCGTGGAAGTCATGGTGCACATCGGCATCGACACCGTGATGCTGAAAGGCGAGGGCTTTTTCCCGCTGGTGGAGCAAGGCCAGCAAGTCAGCGTGGGCCAGCCGGTCATCGACTTCGACCTGGACCTGGTGGGCCGCAAAGCCGCCAGCCTGCTGACCCAGATCATCGTCACCAATGGCGAGACCGTCGCCCGCATGCAGCCCGCGCAAGGCATGGTCAACGCCGGCCGCGACGTGGTGCTGTCGCTGCAACTGGCCAACGGCCATGACGTGCTGCAAGCCGTCGCTGGCGAGCCGCAATTGTCGGCCGACATCGCCATCGGCAATCCGGCCGGCCTGCACGCCCGCCCGGCCGCCGTGTTCGCCAGCAAGGCCAAGAGCTTCTCTTCCGACATCCAGCTGATCCTGGGCGACAAGGAAGCCAACGCCAAATCCGTGGTTGCCATCATGGGCCTGGCCACCAAGCTGGGCGACCAGGTACGCATCCGCGCCCAGGGCGGCGACGCCGACGACGCCATCGCGCAACTGACCCAGCTGCTGAACGACCGCTGCGGCGAGAAGGCCGACGAAGCGCCGGTCGCCCCGGCCGCGGTTTCCGTTTCCGCCCAGCAAGAAGACAGCGACACCCAGCTGGCCGGCGTGGGCGCCTCGCCCGGCATCGCCATCGGCCGCATCGTGCACCACCGCCTGCAGGAATTCGACGTAACGGAACAGGGCAAGGGCGCCAATGTGGAGCAACAGGCTTTCGCCCGCGCCACCGAGGAAGCCGCCGCCCAGCTCGATCTGGTCAAGGCACAGCTGACCGACCCCGCCAAGCAAGCCATCCTGTCCATGCACCAGGAACTGCTGCAAGACCCGGACCTGCTGGCGCAGACCTACGCCGGCCTGGCCGAGGGCAAGTCCGCCGCCTGGTCCTGGCGCGCCGCCTTCAGCGCCTACTCCGCGCGCCTGGAAGCGCAAGACAACCCGCTGCTGCGCGAACGCGCCAACGACATCCGCGACGTGGGCCGCCGCGTGCTGGCCCTGCTGGCCGGCGTGAAGCAGGCCGCGCTGGTGCTGCCGGCCGGCTCCATCCTGATCGCCGAAGACCTGGCCCCGTCCGACACCGCGTCTCTTGATCCGTCCAAGGTGATGGGCTTCTGTACCCGCACCGGCGGCGCCACCAGCCACGTGGCCATCCTGGCCCGCTCGCTGGGCATACCGGCGATCTGCGGCATCTCCCAGGCCGCGCTGAAGCTGCCGGAAGGCCTGCAAGTGATCCTGAACGGCAACGAAGGCACGCTGGCCATCGCGCCGAGTGCTGAAGACCTGGCCGCCGCCGAGCAGGAAATCGCCCGCCTGGCCGAGCGCCGCGCCGCCGAGGCCAAGAGCTCCATGCAGCCGGCGCAGACCAGCGACGGCGTGCGCATCGACGTGGTGGCCAATATCCGCAACGCCGCCGACGCGCGCGAAGCGGTGGCCAAGGGCGCCGAAGGCGTGGGCCTGTTGCGCTCGGAATTCCTGTTCGACAACCGCGACACCGCGCCGACCGAGCAGGAACAAGCGGCCGAATATTGCGCCGTGGCCGAAGCGCTGGGCAAGGACCGCCCGCTGGTGGTTCGCACGCTGGACGTGGGCGGCGACAAGCCCTTGTCCTACCTGCCGCTGCCCAAGGAAGACAACCCCTTCCTGGGCCTGCGCGGCATCCGCGTGAGCCTGGACCGCCCGGACCTGCTGCGCACCCAGCTGCGCGCCATTCTGCAAGCCGCGCCGCTGACCCGCCTGCACATCATGTTCCCGATGGTGGCCTCGCTGGAAGAGCTGCGCGCCGCCCGCGCCATCCTGGCCGAGGAGCAGGCCGCGCTGGGCATCAGCGACGTCAAGGTAGGCATCATGGTGGAAGTGCCGTCGGCCGCCGTACTGGCCGCGCGCTTCGCGCCGGAAGTGGACTTCTTCTCCATCGGCACCAACGACCTGACGCAGTACGTGCTGGCGATGGACCGCGGCCACCCGCAACTGGCCAAGCAGGCCGATGCGCTGCATCCGGCCGTGCTGGCGATGATCGCGCTGACCTGCGAAGGCGCGCGCGCTCACGGCAAGTGGGTGGGCGTCTGCGGCGGCCTGGCCTCCGACGAACGCGCGGCGCCGCTGTTGGTGGGCATGGGCGTGCAGGAGCTGTCGGCCAGCACGCCGGCCGTCGCCTCGGTCAAGGCCACGCTGGCGCGCTGGAGCCTGGCGGAATGCCAGCAGCTGGCCCAAGACGTGCTGGCGCTGTCCACCGCGACCGATGTCCGCCATTACTTGAATCAACACGCTCGTTAA